The DNA sequence AGAACTGTATTATAATCTTAGACTGCAGCATGAGATGTCAAGTGGGGAATCTGATAACATAGAAAAAATTAAGGATGATGATCAAAAAAATGGAACTAACCATTATGATTCCTATAAAAGTACTTATGAAGGGATTTATGGTGATAAGGGTAACTTTGACCAATTTTGGGATAGCAAACTGAAGACCTATTCTAACAATGGAGCGGGCCATGCAGACTTTACCCACCAGTCCATCACTATGGCTACTCATCTTAATCCTAATCAAGTTCAGTTAGCTGATGTCTATGGCGGTAGAGAGAATGTCAAAGATCTTTCTGGATGGGAGGGAGACACGACTAAAAATTCTACGGATATGAAACCAAGCATTGGCGAGGATGATTACAAGGCAGATTTGGACTCGGTCAATCTTATCGGCCGTATGCAGAAGGGACAATCCTATGACCAAGCCACATCTTCTTACTATGCTGACCTTCAAAAAGACTCCTCTCAGAGAGAAAGAGAATTCCTAAAAAATAAGGATTGGGATACAGTCAGAGATACTATTTATGATAGTTTGCGACCAACGGATATTAAGCTAGATGGAGAAGATGCTCTTAAAACATATATTGAAAGAAAATATCCAGGAGTGTCCAAGTTTTTAAATCGTTTAGAAGCTGTGGCAGATTAGGAGAATGATGATGAAAAAAATATTAGCTTTAATAGTGTTGTTCGCACTAATTGTATTATCCTGTTTCTACTTTTTTGTGCGTCAACCTAAAAACATTTTTGATGAAATCTACCAAGAAACGGAGAAAACATATCGGTCAAATAATATTTTAAGAAACATAGATGGGTTTAAAATCAGACCCGATTGGCCTAACGATGGAGAATATTTTGCATACACCCCTTCAGGGAAGTATCAAACTCATCCTGAAGGTTATAAAGACATAAGTATTAGCTTTAATTTTGGAGAAGGTATTAAAGGAATGACGATACGTTTTGAAAAAAGGATTAATTCGGATATTACCCTATGGTATTCAGCACACTATAATATAAAAAAGAAAATTCTCAAAAAAGGGCTTGCGATTTTTGAAGAGCCAAGGCAACCAGGTCAATATCTTGATGATGAAGAAAAAGTAAGAAACTATTTAAAAAAATATAACATAACCAAAGAAGAATTAGAGAAGGACTACGACGAAATCGTCAACCAGAAAGTCTTGAAAGATTGGTGTACCATTTATGACAGCAAGTACTCGCCAAGCAACTATGGTGAGGTCAAGATTGAAACCCAGTGGGAGAATTGGTGACGAGGGTCAGTAGATGTTTTGGAAATTATCCTATGAATTGAAGAGGAAATCCCACCTAGAACGATCTAGGTGGGATTCTTTGCCTATAAAATGAGAAATTAGCGAATCTTGCTCTATTTTTTAACGTGTTCCGATAAAAAGGCGTAGATCATGGTTCCAAAGATGGCACCAATTCCCAAACCCAAGACTAGTAAAGGGAGTATTTTATCGAACTGAGAGAGATTGTCCCAAAAGGTATCGAGGGGAAGATGCTGAACAAAGAGTTTGTGAAAGGCTGATAAGACAAACAAGCCAATTGGAATACTGATGAATACACCCCAACTACGAACTTTGATTTGACTTTTGCTGTAGCTTTTGTGATGAATCTCGGACTGGTCGTCCTTGTCCAAATGTAAGTCGCGAACTGCTAGTCTCGCCCTAGATGAGAGGGCGAAGATAAGTCCAAAATAGAGGTAGGGCATGGCATCTCGAACCAACTCTATGAAGCGTCCAAATAGGAGATAGAACAAGAAGAGTAGGAGAGAGGAGTAAACGATTTGGATCAAGGCACGAGCACCAGCCCTGTAGATTATCTCTTGGCGGCATTCATCAAAGGGGCCTTGTATGTGAAAGAATAGTTTGAGTAAGCGAGTGGTGAAATCTTCTTTTTTCATTGGAGTAATCTTCTAAATCAACTGTTTTTGATCTACTTCTTTAACTACTTGATAAAAGTTATAGAAGTAGGACAAACTTGAGATGATGGTTACGACTAGGAATATTAGAAATTTCCATTGGACAGGGTTGGCTAAAAGTTGTGGAAAGGATATGAGGATAAAACAGAGAGATGCGTTTAGAAGACGTATTTTTTTGATTGGATTTTCTGGAATCTCTGTCCCTTGTTCAATACAGGAAGGAATAAAAGAAAGATAATCAAGAAAGGATGCTCAATATGTCCAGAAAGTAGGAAAAAGGTAACAAAGATACTGATAAAAACATGAATGATCAGTAGTCTAGCTAGTGATTTCATAAGGCACCTCCTAGTCGTCTTCTTGGTCTTTCTTTGCCTTTTGAATGCGAAGAGAGACAACAATTTGCATCATCAGTCCAAAAAAGAACGCTCCCAGTATAGTTTTTAAAATATGTTTTGAATTCAGAAGAGAACTGATGAAATTTGGATTTTCACTGGTTAGGGTATCGATGAGTGGCATTATAAAAAATATCGCTATGCCGTAGATCAGACCGGCTTTTAGACCCGGAAAATGTAGCTGTTTACTTTCTTTTTGACTCAGCATTTCGGGATCAATAGCTGTGATGCCCGTTTTCTTGGTTTGAGAGACCACATAGAGGGCAGCTACCATCGAAATGCCAAACACCACGAGAGGATAAGCGATAGCGACAATTTGCGGGTATTTATAAGCAAGAACGAGCGGGATAAGATTGCCAAATGTCATCAGATAAAAGAGAACGATAAAGACTTGGTTACCGATACGATCAGCTTCGTGTCGTTTGTATTCGTCAAGTGGATCAGAAATGCTGTATATGCGTTTGATAAGTTTGTCAGTGAGAGTTTCTTTTTTCATTTGTTTGCTCCTTTTTTAAAAATCGTCTTCCCAAAAGAGACTATTAAGGTCAGTTTGGAGGCTGCGGGCGAGATTGAGACAGAGTTCCAGGGTTGGATTGTACTTGTCGTTTTCAATCATGTTGATGGTCTGTCTCGAGACACCGATATCTTTGGCGAGATCGAGCTGAGAAATGCCCAGTTCCTTGCGGAATTCTTTGACACGATTCATAGGGTCTCCTTTTTGATATGTCGCATATATTTGACTATATTATATTCTTTTGGAGGTGAGGTGTCAAGTATATATGACATTTTTTGGGGGAATTTTTTTCGAAGAAACTTAGCCTCGTCTGACAAGTGCAAGCTGGTCGGATTTGTGGTAAAATAGATAAGATATGACAAAAGAATTTCATCATGTAACGGTCTTGCTTCATGAAACGATTGATATGCTTGACGTAAAACCTGACGGTATCTACGTTGATGCGACTTTGGGCGGAGCGGGCCATAGCGAATATTTATTAAGTAAATTGAGCGAAAAAGGGCATCTCTATGCCTTTGACCAGGACCAGAATGCCATTGACAATGCGCAAAAACGGTTGGCACCCTATATCGAAAAAGGGATGGTAACCTTTATCAAGGATAACTTCCGTCATTTGCAGGCACGTTTGCAGGAGGCTGGTGTCCAGGAAATTGATGGAATTTGTTATGACTTGGGAGTGTCCAGTCCTCAGCTGGATCAGCGTGAGCGTGGCTTTTCTTATAAAAAAGATGCACCACTGGATATGCGCATGAATCAGGAAGCTAGTCTGACGGCCTATGAGGTGGTCAATCATTATGACTATCATGACTTGGTTCGGATCTTTTTCAAGTATGGCGAAGATAAGTTTTCTAAACAGATTGCCCGCAAGATTGAGCAAGCGCGTGAAGTGAAACCAATCGAGACGACGACTGAGCTGGCAGAGATTATCAAGTCTGCCAAGCCTGCCAAGGAGCTCAAGAAGAAGGGGCACCCTGCCAAGCAGATTTTTCAGGCTATCCGAATCGAAGTCAATGACGAGCTGGGAGCGGCAGATGAGTCCATCCAGCAGGCCATGGACATGCTGGCTCTGGATGGTAGAATCTCAGTCATTACTTTCCATTCTTTGGAAGACCGCTTGACCAAACAACTGTTCAAGGAAGCTTCAACAGTGGAAGTTCCGAAAGGCTTGCCCTTCATTCCAGACGATCTTAAACCTAAGATGGAATTGGTATCCCGTAAGCCAATCTTGCCAAGTGCAGAAGAGCTAGAAGCCAACAACCGTTCGCATTCAGCCAAGTTGCGCGTGGCTAGAAAAATTCACAAGTAAGAGGAAAAACATGGTAGAAAGAATCGAAAAAACAAGCCAGTTATTGCAAACGAAGTTTAAAGGTTTTTCACGTGTGGAAAAGGCCTTCTATGTTTCGATTGCTGCAACAATGATTATCCTGGCAGTTAGCGTTGTGTTTATGCAGACCAAGCTATTACAAGTTCAGAATGAATTGACCAAGGTCAATGCTCAAATCGAAGAAAAGAAAACCGAGCTAGACGATGCCAAGCAAGAGGTCAATGAATTGATTCGTTCAGAACGTTTGAAAGAAATTGCAAACTCTAAGAATTTGCAGCTGAATAACGAAAATATCCGAGCAACGGAGTAAGAAATGAAACAGTGGAAAGAAAAAATCATCCGTTATGCCGTTCGTAATCGCAAATCTCCAGAAGAAAACCGTCGAAGAGTAGGGAAAAGCCTGAGTTTATTGGCTGTCATACTCTTCGCTGTCTTTTTGGTCAACTTTGCGGTCATTATCGGAACGGGTAAAAAATTTGGTAAGGACTTGGTTCAAGAAGCCAAAAAGGTTCACCAAACAACCAAGACGATTCCAGCCAAGCGGGGGACCATTTATGATCGAAATGGGACGCCTATTGCAGAAGATGCGACATCTTATAATATCTATGCTATTATTGACAAGACCTACAAGTCAGCAACAGGCAAAATTCTCTATGTAGAGGATTCTCAATTTAATAAGGTAGCTGAAATTTTCCATAAGTATTTGGATATGGAGGAGTCCTATGTCAAAGAACAGCTTTCTCAGCCAGATCTAAAACAGGTATCCTTTGGTACCAAGGGAAATGGGATTACCTATGCCAATATGATGGCCATTAAAAACGACCTCAAAACTGCTGGTGTCGAGGGAGTTGACTTTACAACCAGCCCTAATCGTAGTTACCCCAATGGTCAGTTTGCTTCTTCCTTTATCGGTTTAGCACAACTCCATGAAAATGAGGATGGCACCAAGAGCTTGATTGGAACATCTGGTTTGGAGAGTTCTTTAAATAGCATTCTGGCAGGTACAGATGGGATTATCACTTATGAGAAGGATCGTCTGGGAAACATCGTTCCGGGTACCGATCAAGCTTCCCAACAAACAGTAGATGGAAAGGATGTCTACACAACCCTTTCTAGTCCCTTGCAATCCTTTATGGAAACCCAGATGGATGCATTCCAGGAAAAGGTAAAAGGCAAGTATATGACGGCTACCTTGGTCAGCGCTAAGACAGGGGAAATTCTGGCTACGACCCAACGGCCGACCTTCAATGCCGATACCAAGGATGGCATCACGAAAGACTTTGTCTGGCGAGACATTCTTTATCAAAGTAACTACGAGCCAGGATCAACTATGAAGGTGATGATGTTGGCCTCAGCTATTGATAACAATACCTTCCCTGGTGGCGAGTACTTTAACAGTAGTGAATTGAAAATAGCTGATGCGACCATTCGAGACTGGGACGTCAATGAAGGATTGACTAGTGGTGGCACCATGACCTTCTCTCAAGGATTTGCCCACTCAAGTAATATCGGGATGACCTTGCTTGAGCAAAAGATGGGAGATGCAACCTGGTTGGACTACCTTAACCGCTTTAAATTTGGGGTACCGACTCGTTTTGGTCTGACAGATGAGTACACAGGTCAATTACCTGCTGATAACATTGTCAATATTGCCATGAGTGCATTTGGACAAGGGATCTCTGTCACCCAGACCCAGATGCTTCGTGCTTTTACAGCTATTGCCAACGATGGGGTTATGTTGGAGCCGAAATTTATCAGTGCCCTCTATGATCCAAATGACCAGTCTGTCCGTAAGTCTCAAAAGGAAATTGTCGGAAATCCTGTGTCAAAAGCAGCAGCGTCCTCTACTCGGGAGCACATGGTCATGGTCGGAACAGATCCTGTCTACGGTACCATGTACAACCACAGCATAGGAAAGCCGAATGTCAATGTTCCAGGTCAGAATGTCGCCCTGAAATCAGGGACTGCTCAGATTGCCGATGAGAAGAATGGGGGTTACCTTACAGGTGAGACCAACTATATCTTCTCTGTTGTGTCGATGCATCCTGCAGAAAATCCTGACTTTATCCTCTATGTGACGGTGCAACAGCCAGTGCATTATTCGGGTGTTCAGCTGGGAGAGTTTGCCAACCCGATCCTTGAGCGAGCCTCTGCTATGAAAGAATCCCTCAATCTTCAGTCAACTGCCAAGAGCTTAGATCAGGTCAGCAAGACGACAAGCTATGCGATGCCAGCTACCAAGGACTTTACTCCGGGTGACCTAGCAGAGGAATTGCGTCGTAACCTTGTCCAACCAATCGTTATCGGAACAGGAACCAAGATCAAGGAGCTCTCGGTTTCTGAAGGAGATAATTTGGAAGCTAATCAGCAGATCTTGATCCTATCTGATAAGGTAGAAGAAATGCCTGATATGTATGGCTGGACAGATGAAAATGTGCAAACATTTGCTAAATGGCTAAATATAGAAGTCGAGTGGGAAGGTAGTGGCAAAACGGTCAAGAAACAAAGTGTCCGTGCCAATACTGCTCTCAAAGACCTTAAAAAAATGAAAATAACTTTAGGAGATTAACATGATTAGTTCCATTAATGCTGGAGTTCTAGCCTTTCTATTGACCTTGATAGGTATTCCAGCCTTTATCCGATTTTATCGAAAAGCGCAGATTACAGGACAGCAGATGCACGAGGATGTCAAGCAACACCAAGCTAAAGCTGGGACTCCAACCATGGGAGGTCTTGTCTTCCTGATCGTTGCAGTAGTAGTGAGCTTCCTTGTCGCTCTCTTTACCCAACAATTGACTAACAATGTAGGCATGATTTTGTTTATCTTGGTTTTGTATGGTTTGGTAGGTTTTTTGGATGATTTTCTCAAAATTTTCCGTAAGATCAACGAAGGATTGAATCCTAAGCAAAAGCTTGCTCTCCAGTTGCTTGGAGGAGTGATTTTCTACCTCTTTTATGAGCGTGGTGGCGACATGCTTTCAGTTTTTGGCTACCAAGTTCATCTGGGTATTTTCTATATCTTCTTTGCCCTTTTCTGGCTAGTTGGCTTTTCAAATGCGGTGAATCTGACTGACGGGATCGACGGCTTAGCAAGTATTTCCGTAGTGATTAGCCTGTCGGCCTACGGTGTGATTGCTTATATGCAAAATCAACTGGATATTCTTCTTGTGATTCTTGCCATGATTGGTGGTTTGCTAGGCTTCTTCGTCTTTAACCACAAACCTGCCAAGGTCTTTATGGGAGATGTGGGAAGTTTGGCTCTTGGTGGAATGCTGGCAGCAATCTCTATGGCGCTCCACCAAGAATGGACCCTTTTGCTGATTGGGATTATCTATGTTTTTGAGACAAGCTCTGTTATGATGCAGGTTACCTACTTCAAATTTAGTGGTGGAAAGCGTATTTTCCGTATGACACCTGTGCATCATCATTTTGAGCTTGGAGGATTCTCAGGCAAGGGCAATCCTTGGAGTGAGTGGAAGGTTGACTTCTTCTTTTGGGGAGTTGGGCTTCTAGCAAGTCTCTTGACCCTAGCCGTTTTATACCTACTATAAAATAACCTTTGATTACAAAATAAAACAGGATGAAGATCACCTTCATCCTGTTTTTGTGTGCTTAAAGGTTAGTTGGAGTCATCCTTTCTTCCTTTTAACATAAAAGTGGCTGTGAGGGCTAGGCTGAGGCCTGCTAAGAAGAGGAGTGGGTTGGACGCATCTCCTGTTGCTGGAAGTTCTTCTTTAGGAGAATGATATCCAGTTTTAGCAAGGCTAGGACTAGATGAAAGTTGTTCAGTCTCGTGTGCTAAGGTTTCTGTATCTGAAGCACTTGTTTTTTCCTCTGTGTTAGAGCTTGTTCCAGCAGCTTGATAGACGACAGCATAGGTACTGAAATGACTAGTGATGAATTCTACCTTTCTGTCTCGAACGGTGAAATCAAGGACTTGCAACTCCTTGGTCGGAGTGATGTAGTAGACCTTTTCTACGTTAGCTGAAATAGGCAAGCGAACCAAGACAGAGCCTTTTGGCTGCAAGCTATGATCGGTTGGATTTTTAAGTTGTAGGTCGTAAGCATCATAGGTCTTGCCAAAGAGTTCTTGAGCTAAGACACGTTGGCTAGAAACGTGAGAAATTCCTTCTAAGTCGCTGGCTCCACCGATGATTTCCACTCCAGTCTCCTTATTTTTCAAGACTCGAACTGGATAGCCAGGAAGGCTAAGGGTTGGAGCGGTCTGCTCCCCGCTAGTCCCAATAGGTTTAGTGTACTCAGGTTTTTCAACAGTAGGAGCTTCCTCTTGCCCTGCTGTTCCGATCGATTCGGTGTACTCAGGTTTTTCAACAGTAGGGGCTTCCTCTTGCCCTGCCGTTCCGATAGGCTCGGTGTATTCAGGTATTTTTACTGTTGGCTCTTCTTCTTCTCCCGCAGTTCCGATAGGTTTAGTGTATTCAGGTTTTTCAACAGTAGGTGGCTCTTCTTGTCCTGCTGTTCCGATAGGCTCGGTGTATTCGGGAATTTTTACAGTAGGAGCTGGTTCGTCCCCCTTGCTTGTAGTTGGTTGCTTCTCGTCAACCTTTTTCTCATCTTTTTTAGTAAAGACGGCTACGACAGGACTGCTTGTGCTAGTTCCTTGAATGGCATAAGCTTCAATCGCTTTTCCAGTTTGTCTATCAGTAGCCTCAGGGATTGGGATTTGAACTTGATTGTCTTGGACTGATAGGATAGTCTGATCTCCACTTGTAACCAGATGCGTTTCATCCACTTTGCGTAAGACTAGAGGATCTTTGACACCTGGGAAGGTCACTGCGATAGCTTCCCAATCTCCAGCTGGTAGGCTTAAGGAAATGGTTTTGTCATTTTCCTTAAGAGGCGCGATGCTAGGGCTATCTAAACCAACAGCTGGAGCTTTGATGATATCAAAGGAGTCAAGAGAGATTTTCTTGCGACCTTCTGGCGAATCTGGATCAACACGTAA is a window from the Streptococcus oralis genome containing:
- a CDS encoding TipC family immunity protein, whose amino-acid sequence is MKKILALIVLFALIVLSCFYFFVRQPKNIFDEIYQETEKTYRSNNILRNIDGFKIRPDWPNDGEYFAYTPSGKYQTHPEGYKDISISFNFGEGIKGMTIRFEKRINSDITLWYSAHYNIKKKILKKGLAIFEEPRQPGQYLDDEEKVRNYLKKYNITKEELEKDYDEIVNQKVLKDWCTIYDSKYSPSNYGEVKIETQWENW
- a CDS encoding DUF3278 domain-containing protein, which codes for MKKEDFTTRLLKLFFHIQGPFDECRQEIIYRAGARALIQIVYSSLLLFLFYLLFGRFIELVRDAMPYLYFGLIFALSSRARLAVRDLHLDKDDQSEIHHKSYSKSQIKVRSWGVFISIPIGLFVLSAFHKLFVQHLPLDTFWDNLSQFDKILPLLVLGLGIGAIFGTMIYAFLSEHVKK
- a CDS encoding DUF3278 domain-containing protein, giving the protein MKKETLTDKLIKRIYSISDPLDEYKRHEADRIGNQVFIVLFYLMTFGNLIPLVLAYKYPQIVAIAYPLVVFGISMVAALYVVSQTKKTGITAIDPEMLSQKESKQLHFPGLKAGLIYGIAIFFIMPLIDTLTSENPNFISSLLNSKHILKTILGAFFFGLMMQIVVSLRIQKAKKDQEDD
- a CDS encoding helix-turn-helix transcriptional regulator, which codes for MNRVKEFRKELGISQLDLAKDIGVSRQTINMIENDKYNPTLELCLNLARSLQTDLNSLFWEDDF
- the rsmH gene encoding 16S rRNA (cytosine(1402)-N(4))-methyltransferase RsmH, which gives rise to MTKEFHHVTVLLHETIDMLDVKPDGIYVDATLGGAGHSEYLLSKLSEKGHLYAFDQDQNAIDNAQKRLAPYIEKGMVTFIKDNFRHLQARLQEAGVQEIDGICYDLGVSSPQLDQRERGFSYKKDAPLDMRMNQEASLTAYEVVNHYDYHDLVRIFFKYGEDKFSKQIARKIEQAREVKPIETTTELAEIIKSAKPAKELKKKGHPAKQIFQAIRIEVNDELGAADESIQQAMDMLALDGRISVITFHSLEDRLTKQLFKEASTVEVPKGLPFIPDDLKPKMELVSRKPILPSAEELEANNRSHSAKLRVARKIHK
- the ftsL gene encoding cell division protein FtsL, whose product is MVERIEKTSQLLQTKFKGFSRVEKAFYVSIAATMIILAVSVVFMQTKLLQVQNELTKVNAQIEEKKTELDDAKQEVNELIRSERLKEIANSKNLQLNNENIRATE
- the pbp2X gene encoding penicillin-binding protein PBP2X; protein product: MKQWKEKIIRYAVRNRKSPEENRRRVGKSLSLLAVILFAVFLVNFAVIIGTGKKFGKDLVQEAKKVHQTTKTIPAKRGTIYDRNGTPIAEDATSYNIYAIIDKTYKSATGKILYVEDSQFNKVAEIFHKYLDMEESYVKEQLSQPDLKQVSFGTKGNGITYANMMAIKNDLKTAGVEGVDFTTSPNRSYPNGQFASSFIGLAQLHENEDGTKSLIGTSGLESSLNSILAGTDGIITYEKDRLGNIVPGTDQASQQTVDGKDVYTTLSSPLQSFMETQMDAFQEKVKGKYMTATLVSAKTGEILATTQRPTFNADTKDGITKDFVWRDILYQSNYEPGSTMKVMMLASAIDNNTFPGGEYFNSSELKIADATIRDWDVNEGLTSGGTMTFSQGFAHSSNIGMTLLEQKMGDATWLDYLNRFKFGVPTRFGLTDEYTGQLPADNIVNIAMSAFGQGISVTQTQMLRAFTAIANDGVMLEPKFISALYDPNDQSVRKSQKEIVGNPVSKAAASSTREHMVMVGTDPVYGTMYNHSIGKPNVNVPGQNVALKSGTAQIADEKNGGYLTGETNYIFSVVSMHPAENPDFILYVTVQQPVHYSGVQLGEFANPILERASAMKESLNLQSTAKSLDQVSKTTSYAMPATKDFTPGDLAEELRRNLVQPIVIGTGTKIKELSVSEGDNLEANQQILILSDKVEEMPDMYGWTDENVQTFAKWLNIEVEWEGSGKTVKKQSVRANTALKDLKKMKITLGD
- the mraY gene encoding phospho-N-acetylmuramoyl-pentapeptide-transferase, with product MISSINAGVLAFLLTLIGIPAFIRFYRKAQITGQQMHEDVKQHQAKAGTPTMGGLVFLIVAVVVSFLVALFTQQLTNNVGMILFILVLYGLVGFLDDFLKIFRKINEGLNPKQKLALQLLGGVIFYLFYERGGDMLSVFGYQVHLGIFYIFFALFWLVGFSNAVNLTDGIDGLASISVVISLSAYGVIAYMQNQLDILLVILAMIGGLLGFFVFNHKPAKVFMGDVGSLALGGMLAAISMALHQEWTLLLIGIIYVFETSSVMMQVTYFKFSGGKRIFRMTPVHHHFELGGFSGKGNPWSEWKVDFFFWGVGLLASLLTLAVLYLL